Proteins co-encoded in one Marmota flaviventris isolate mMarFla1 chromosome 9, mMarFla1.hap1, whole genome shotgun sequence genomic window:
- the Dgkz gene encoding diacylglycerol kinase zeta isoform X4 gives MFLVSVLNSHQPAPRMETFFRRHFQRKAPGPGAGQRRPSGVGLLTGKARRRSPAGQASSMLAQRRRSSAQPQGCLLGCGVGTQGTSRRRSSTAPPACNPRFVVESVPTPPPATVGAQLLGAPLLLAGLVGMKEEEEGVQEENVTAGASSATQPGTRTPPNTAGTRLLPTLPRCLRRASSHLLPADVVYDHALWGLHGHYRRLSQQRPSGQHPGPGGRRASGTMVGAMIPARVRPLTRRRQVALRRKSAGPQAWSTLLVKAITKSGLQHLAPPPPTPGALCGEAERQIRSTVDWSESATYGEHIWFETNVSGDFCYVGEQYCVAKMLQKSVSRRKCAACKIVVHTPCIEQLEKINFRCKPSFRESGSRNVREPTFVRHHWVHRRRQDGKCRHCGKGFQQKFTFHSKEIVAISCSWCKQAYHSKVSCFMLQQIEEPCSLGVHAAVVIPPTWILRARRPQNTLKASKKKKRASFKRKSSKKGPEEGRWRPFIIRPTPSPLMKPLLVFVNPKSGGNQGAKIIQSFLWYLNPRQVFDLSQGGPKEALEMYRKVHNLRILACGGDGTVGWILSTLDQLRLKPPPPVAILPLGTGNDLARTLNWGGGYTDEPVSKILSHVEEGNVVQLDRWDLRAEPNPEAGPEERDEGATDRLPLDVFNNYFSLGFDAHVTLEFHESREANPEKFNSRFRNKMFYAGTAFSDFLMGSSKDLAKHIRVVCDGVDLTPKIQDLKPQCIVFLNIPRYCAGTMPWGHPGEHHDFEPQRHDDGYLEVIGFTMTSLAALQVGGHGERLTQCREVLLTTAKAIPVQVDGEPCKLAASRIRIALRNQATMVQKAKRRSATPLHSDQQPVPEQLRIQVSRVSMHDYEALHYDKEQLKEASVPLGTVVVPGDSDLELCRAHIERLQQEPDGAGAKSPTCQKLSSKWCFLDATTASRFYRIDRAQEHLNYVTEIAQDEIYILDPELLGASARPDLPTPTSPLPNSPCSPTPRSLQGDSAPPQGEELIEAAKRNDFCKLQELHRAGGDLMHRDERSRTLLHHAVSTGSKEVVRYLLDHAPPDILDAVEENGETCLHQAAALGQRTICHYIVEAGASLMKTDQQGDTPRQRAEKAQDTELAAYLENRQHYQMIQREDQETAV, from the exons ATGTTCCTGGTCTCTGTGCTCAACAGCCACCAGCCTGCCCCTCGCATGGAGACCTTCTTTAGGAGACATTTCCAGCGGAAGGCACCAGGCCCTGGAGCAGGGCAGCGGCGGCCCAGCGGTGTGGGGCTGCTCACGGGCAAGGCCCGGCGTCGCTCCCCTGCAGGGCAGGCCTCCTCCATGCTGGCCCAGCGGAGGCGCTCCAGTGCACAGCCCCAGGGCTGCCTCCTGGGCTGCGGGGTGGGCACCCAGGGAACCAGCCGCCGTCGCTCCAGCACCGCGCCCCCTGCCTGCAATCCCCGCTTTGTTGTGGAATCCGTGCCCACCCCTCCGCCTGCCACCGTTGGGGCTCAGCTTCTGGGTGCACCTCTGCTCTTGGCTGGGCTTGTGGGcatgaaagaggaggaggagggtgtcCAGGAGGAGAATGTGACTGCCGGGGCATCAAGTGCCACCCAGCCGGGCACCAGGACACCTCCCAACACTGCAGGCACCCGGCTGCTGCCAACCCTGCCCCGATGCCTGCGTCGAGCCTCCTCCCACCTGCTCCCTGCTGATGTGGTGTATGATCATGCCCTCTGGGGCCTGCATGGCCACTATCGTCGCCTCAGCCAACAGCGGCCCTCTGGCCAGCACCCTGGCCCTGGGGGCCGAAGAGCCTCAGGCACCATGGTGGGCGCCATGATCCCTGCCCGGGTGCGCCCGCTGACCCGCAGGCGCCAGGTAGCCCTGCGGCGCAAGTCGGCAGGACCCCAGGCCTGGAGCACCCTGCTTGT GAAAGCTATCACCAAGTCGGGCCTCCAACACCTGgcaccccctcccccaactccTGGGGCCCTGTGTGGCGAGGCCGAGAGGCAGATCCGGAGCACTGTGGACTGGAGT GAGTCAGCAACATATGGGGAACACATCTGGTTTGAGACCAACGTGTCGGGGGACTTCTGCTATGTTGGGGAGCAGTACTGCGTAGCCAAGATGCTG CAGAAATCTGTATCCAGGAGAAAATGTGCAGCCTGCAAGATTGTGGTGCACACCCCCTGCATTGAGCAGCTGGAGAAG ATAAATTTCCGCTGTAAGCCATCCTTCCGGGAATCTGGTTCCAGGAATGTCCGTGAG ccaaCCTTCGTACGGCACCACTGGGTGCACAGGCGACGCCAGGATGGCAAGTGTCGGCACTGTGGGAAG GGCTTCCAGCAGAAGTTTACCTTTCACAGCAAGGAGATCGTGGCCATCAGCTGCTCCTGGTGCAAGCAAGCG TACCACAGCAAGGTCTCCTGCTTCATGCTGCAACAGATCGAGGAGCCCTGCTCCCTGGGGGTCCACGCAGCCGTGGTCATCCCACCCACCTGGATCCTCCGTGCTCGGAGGCCCCAG AATACCCTCAAGGCcagcaagaagaaaaagagagcatCCTTTAAGAGGAAGTCCAGCAAGAAAGGGCCTGAG GAGGGCCGCTGGAGACCCTTCATCATCAGGCCGACCCCTTCACCTCTCATGAAGCCCCTGCTGGTGTTTGTGAACCCCAAGAGTGGGGGCAACCAG GGCGCTAAGATCATCCAGTCCTTCCTCTGGTATCTCAATCCTCGACAAGTCTTTGACCTGAGCCAGGGAGGGCCCAAGGAGGC ACTGGAAATGTACCGCAAAGTGCACAACCTGCGGATCCTGGCGTGCGGGGGCGATGGCACG GTTGGCTGGATTCTCTCCACCCTGGACCAGCTGCGCTTAAAACCTCCGCCCCCTGTTGCCATCTTGCCTCTGGGTACTGGCAACGACTTGGCCCGCACCCTCAACTGGGGCGGG GGTTACACAGATGAGCCGGTATCAAAGATCCTCTCCCACGTAGAGGAGGGGAATGTGGTGCAGCTGGACCGCTGGGACCTCCGTGCAGAGCCCAACCCCGAGGCAGGGCCTGAGGAGCGAGATGAGGGGGCCACAGACCGG CTGCCCCTGGATGTCTTCAACAACTACTTCAGCCTGGGTTTTGATGCCCACGTCACCCTGGAATTTCATGAGTCTCGAG AGGCCAATCCAGAAAAATTCAACAGTCGCTTTCGGAACAAGATGTTCTATGCCGGG ACAGCTTTCTCTGACTTCCTGATGGGCAGCTCCAAGGACTTGGCCAAGCACATCCGAGTAGTG TGTGATGGAGTGGACCTGACCCCCAAGATCCAGGACCTGAAGCCCCAGTGCATTGTTTTCCTAAACATCCCCAG GTACTGTGCTGGCACCATGCCCTGGGGCCACCCTGGGGAGCACCATGACTTCGAGCCCCAGCGGCATGACGACGGCTACCTCGAGGTCATTGGCTTCACCATGACATCACTG GCAGCACTGCAGGTGGGTGGGCATGGCGAGCGGCTGACGCAGTGCCGAGAGGTGCTCCTCACCACGGCCAAGGCCATCCCGGTGCAGGTGGATGGCGAGCCCTGCAAGCTCGCAGCCTCACGCATTCGCATTGCCCTGCGCAACCAAGCCACCATGGTGCAGAAAGCCAAGCGGCGGAGTGCCACCCCTCTGCACAGCGA CCAGCAGCCAGTACCAGAACAGCTGCGGATCCAGGTGAGCAGGGTCAGCATGCATGACTACGAGGCCCTGCACTACGACAAGGAACAGCTCAAGGAGGCCT CTGTGCCACTGGGCACCGTAGTGGTCCCTGGAGACAGTGACCTAGAGCTCTGCCGTGCCCACATTGAGAGGCTCCAGCAG GAGCCTGATGGTGCTGGAGCCAAGTCCCCAACGTGCCAGAAACTGTCCTCCAAGTGGTGTTTCCTGGATG CCACCACTGCCAGCCGCTTCTACAGGATCGATCGGGCCCAG GAGCACCTCAACTATGTGACCGAGATCGCACAGGACGAGATTTATATCCTGGACCCTGAGCTGCTGGGGGCATCGGCCCGGCCTGACCTCCCAACCCCTACTTCCCCTCTCCCCAATTCCCCCTGCTCCCCTACGCCCCG GTCACTGCAAGGGGACTCTGCACCCCCTCAAG GTGAGGAGTTAATTGAGGCCGCCAAGAGGAACGACTTCTGTAAG CTGCAGGAGCTGCATCGAGCAGGAGGCGACCTCATGCACCGGGACGAGCGGAGTCGCACACTCCTGCACCACGCGGTCAGCACTGGCAGCAAGGAAGTGGTCCGCTACCTGCTGGACCACG CACCTCCAGACATCCTTGATGCTGTGGAGGAGAA CGGGGAGACCTGTCTGCACCAGGCAGCGGCTCTGGGCCAGCGCACCATTTGCCACTACATCGTGGAAGCTGGTGCCTCACTCATGAAGACGGACCAGCAG GGTGACACTCCCCGGCAGCGGGCTGAGAAGGCTCAGGACACAGAGCTGGCTGCCTACCTGGAGAACCGACAGCACTACCAGATGATCCAGCGGGAGGACCAGGAGACGGCTGTGTAG
- the Dgkz gene encoding diacylglycerol kinase zeta isoform X8 produces the protein MAEGPGGGGPRGDGAAGGRAAAEEVVRRRCRRGEEAEVSQPWPEGPRGMAAAPPMEERFRQMHLRKQVSYRKAITKSGLQHLAPPPPTPGALCGEAERQIRSTVDWSESATYGEHIWFETNVSGDFCYVGEQYCVAKMLQKSVSRRKCAACKIVVHTPCIEQLEKINFRCKPSFRESGSRNVREPTFVRHHWVHRRRQDGKCRHCGKGFQQKFTFHSKEIVAISCSWCKQAYHSKVSCFMLQQIEEPCSLGVHAAVVIPPTWILRARRPQNTLKASKKKKRASFKRKSSKKGPEEGRWRPFIIRPTPSPLMKPLLVFVNPKSGGNQGAKIIQSFLWYLNPRQVFDLSQGGPKEALEMYRKVHNLRILACGGDGTVGWILSTLDQLRLKPPPPVAILPLGTGNDLARTLNWGGGYTDEPVSKILSHVEEGNVVQLDRWDLRAEPNPEAGPEERDEGATDRLPLDVFNNYFSLGFDAHVTLEFHESREANPEKFNSRFRNKMFYAGTAFSDFLMGSSKDLAKHIRVVCDGVDLTPKIQDLKPQCIVFLNIPRYCAGTMPWGHPGEHHDFEPQRHDDGYLEVIGFTMTSLAALQVGGHGERLTQCREVLLTTAKAIPVQVDGEPCKLAASRIRIALRNQATMVQKAKRRSATPLHSDQQPVPEQLRIQVSRVSMHDYEALHYDKEQLKEASVPLGTVVVPGDSDLELCRAHIERLQQEPDGAGAKSPTCQKLSSKWCFLDATTASRFYRIDRAQEHLNYVTEIAQDEIYILDPELLGASARPDLPTPTSPLPNSPCSPTPRSLQGDSAPPQGEELIEAAKRNDFCKLQELHRAGGDLMHRDERSRTLLHHAVSTGSKEVVRYLLDHAPPDILDAVEENGETCLHQAAALGQRTICHYIVEAGASLMKTDQQGDTPRQRAEKAQDTELAAYLENRQHYQMIQREDQETAV, from the exons GAAAGCTATCACCAAGTCGGGCCTCCAACACCTGgcaccccctcccccaactccTGGGGCCCTGTGTGGCGAGGCCGAGAGGCAGATCCGGAGCACTGTGGACTGGAGT GAGTCAGCAACATATGGGGAACACATCTGGTTTGAGACCAACGTGTCGGGGGACTTCTGCTATGTTGGGGAGCAGTACTGCGTAGCCAAGATGCTG CAGAAATCTGTATCCAGGAGAAAATGTGCAGCCTGCAAGATTGTGGTGCACACCCCCTGCATTGAGCAGCTGGAGAAG ATAAATTTCCGCTGTAAGCCATCCTTCCGGGAATCTGGTTCCAGGAATGTCCGTGAG ccaaCCTTCGTACGGCACCACTGGGTGCACAGGCGACGCCAGGATGGCAAGTGTCGGCACTGTGGGAAG GGCTTCCAGCAGAAGTTTACCTTTCACAGCAAGGAGATCGTGGCCATCAGCTGCTCCTGGTGCAAGCAAGCG TACCACAGCAAGGTCTCCTGCTTCATGCTGCAACAGATCGAGGAGCCCTGCTCCCTGGGGGTCCACGCAGCCGTGGTCATCCCACCCACCTGGATCCTCCGTGCTCGGAGGCCCCAG AATACCCTCAAGGCcagcaagaagaaaaagagagcatCCTTTAAGAGGAAGTCCAGCAAGAAAGGGCCTGAG GAGGGCCGCTGGAGACCCTTCATCATCAGGCCGACCCCTTCACCTCTCATGAAGCCCCTGCTGGTGTTTGTGAACCCCAAGAGTGGGGGCAACCAG GGCGCTAAGATCATCCAGTCCTTCCTCTGGTATCTCAATCCTCGACAAGTCTTTGACCTGAGCCAGGGAGGGCCCAAGGAGGC ACTGGAAATGTACCGCAAAGTGCACAACCTGCGGATCCTGGCGTGCGGGGGCGATGGCACG GTTGGCTGGATTCTCTCCACCCTGGACCAGCTGCGCTTAAAACCTCCGCCCCCTGTTGCCATCTTGCCTCTGGGTACTGGCAACGACTTGGCCCGCACCCTCAACTGGGGCGGG GGTTACACAGATGAGCCGGTATCAAAGATCCTCTCCCACGTAGAGGAGGGGAATGTGGTGCAGCTGGACCGCTGGGACCTCCGTGCAGAGCCCAACCCCGAGGCAGGGCCTGAGGAGCGAGATGAGGGGGCCACAGACCGG CTGCCCCTGGATGTCTTCAACAACTACTTCAGCCTGGGTTTTGATGCCCACGTCACCCTGGAATTTCATGAGTCTCGAG AGGCCAATCCAGAAAAATTCAACAGTCGCTTTCGGAACAAGATGTTCTATGCCGGG ACAGCTTTCTCTGACTTCCTGATGGGCAGCTCCAAGGACTTGGCCAAGCACATCCGAGTAGTG TGTGATGGAGTGGACCTGACCCCCAAGATCCAGGACCTGAAGCCCCAGTGCATTGTTTTCCTAAACATCCCCAG GTACTGTGCTGGCACCATGCCCTGGGGCCACCCTGGGGAGCACCATGACTTCGAGCCCCAGCGGCATGACGACGGCTACCTCGAGGTCATTGGCTTCACCATGACATCACTG GCAGCACTGCAGGTGGGTGGGCATGGCGAGCGGCTGACGCAGTGCCGAGAGGTGCTCCTCACCACGGCCAAGGCCATCCCGGTGCAGGTGGATGGCGAGCCCTGCAAGCTCGCAGCCTCACGCATTCGCATTGCCCTGCGCAACCAAGCCACCATGGTGCAGAAAGCCAAGCGGCGGAGTGCCACCCCTCTGCACAGCGA CCAGCAGCCAGTACCAGAACAGCTGCGGATCCAGGTGAGCAGGGTCAGCATGCATGACTACGAGGCCCTGCACTACGACAAGGAACAGCTCAAGGAGGCCT CTGTGCCACTGGGCACCGTAGTGGTCCCTGGAGACAGTGACCTAGAGCTCTGCCGTGCCCACATTGAGAGGCTCCAGCAG GAGCCTGATGGTGCTGGAGCCAAGTCCCCAACGTGCCAGAAACTGTCCTCCAAGTGGTGTTTCCTGGATG CCACCACTGCCAGCCGCTTCTACAGGATCGATCGGGCCCAG GAGCACCTCAACTATGTGACCGAGATCGCACAGGACGAGATTTATATCCTGGACCCTGAGCTGCTGGGGGCATCGGCCCGGCCTGACCTCCCAACCCCTACTTCCCCTCTCCCCAATTCCCCCTGCTCCCCTACGCCCCG GTCACTGCAAGGGGACTCTGCACCCCCTCAAG GTGAGGAGTTAATTGAGGCCGCCAAGAGGAACGACTTCTGTAAG CTGCAGGAGCTGCATCGAGCAGGAGGCGACCTCATGCACCGGGACGAGCGGAGTCGCACACTCCTGCACCACGCGGTCAGCACTGGCAGCAAGGAAGTGGTCCGCTACCTGCTGGACCACG CACCTCCAGACATCCTTGATGCTGTGGAGGAGAA CGGGGAGACCTGTCTGCACCAGGCAGCGGCTCTGGGCCAGCGCACCATTTGCCACTACATCGTGGAAGCTGGTGCCTCACTCATGAAGACGGACCAGCAG GGTGACACTCCCCGGCAGCGGGCTGAGAAGGCTCAGGACACAGAGCTGGCTGCCTACCTGGAGAACCGACAGCACTACCAGATGATCCAGCGGGAGGACCAGGAGACGGCTGTGTAG
- the Dgkz gene encoding diacylglycerol kinase zeta isoform X3, translated as METFFRRHFQRKAPGPGAGQRRPSGVGLLTGKARRRSPAGQASSMLAQRRRSSAQPQGCLLGCGVGTQGTSRRRSSTAPPACNPRFVVESVPTPPPATVGAQLLGAPLLLAGLVGMKEEEEGVQEENVTAGASSATQPGTRTPPNTAGTRLLPTLPRCLRRASSHLLPADVVYDHALWGLHGHYRRLSQQRPSGQHPGPGGRRASGTMVGAMIPARVRPLTRRRQVALRRKSAGPQAWSTLLVKAITKSGLQHLAPPPPTPGALCGEAERQIRSTVDWSESATYGEHIWFETNVSGDFCYVGEQYCVAKMLQKSVSRRKCAACKIVVHTPCIEQLEKINFRCKPSFRESGSRNVREPTFVRHHWVHRRRQDGKCRHCGKGFQQKFTFHSKEIVAISCSWCKQAYHSKVSCFMLQQIEEPCSLGVHAAVVIPPTWILRARRPQNTLKASKKKKRASFKRKSSKKGPEEGRWRPFIIRPTPSPLMKPLLVFVNPKSGGNQGAKIIQSFLWYLNPRQVFDLSQGGPKEALEMYRKVHNLRILACGGDGTGYTDEPVSKILSHVEEGNVVQLDRWDLRAEPNPEAGPEERDEGATDRLPLDVFNNYFSLGFDAHVTLEFHESREANPEKFNSRFRNKMFYAGTAFSDFLMGSSKDLAKHIRVVCDGVDLTPKIQDLKPQCIVFLNIPRYCAGTMPWGHPGEHHDFEPQRHDDGYLEVIGFTMTSLAALQVGGHGERLTQCREVLLTTAKAIPVQVDGEPCKLAASRIRIALRNQATMVQKAKRRSATPLHSDQQPVPEQLRIQVSRVSMHDYEALHYDKEQLKEASVPLGTVVVPGDSDLELCRAHIERLQQEPDGAGAKSPTCQKLSSKWCFLDATTASRFYRIDRAQEHLNYVTEIAQDEIYILDPELLGASARPDLPTPTSPLPNSPCSPTPRSLQGDSAPPQGEELIEAAKRNDFCKLQELHRAGGDLMHRDERSRTLLHHAVSTGSKEVVRYLLDHAPPDILDAVEENGETCLHQAAALGQRTICHYIVEAGASLMKTDQQGDTPRQRAEKAQDTELAAYLENRQHYQMIQREDQETAV; from the exons ATGGAGACCTTCTTTAGGAGACATTTCCAGCGGAAGGCACCAGGCCCTGGAGCAGGGCAGCGGCGGCCCAGCGGTGTGGGGCTGCTCACGGGCAAGGCCCGGCGTCGCTCCCCTGCAGGGCAGGCCTCCTCCATGCTGGCCCAGCGGAGGCGCTCCAGTGCACAGCCCCAGGGCTGCCTCCTGGGCTGCGGGGTGGGCACCCAGGGAACCAGCCGCCGTCGCTCCAGCACCGCGCCCCCTGCCTGCAATCCCCGCTTTGTTGTGGAATCCGTGCCCACCCCTCCGCCTGCCACCGTTGGGGCTCAGCTTCTGGGTGCACCTCTGCTCTTGGCTGGGCTTGTGGGcatgaaagaggaggaggagggtgtcCAGGAGGAGAATGTGACTGCCGGGGCATCAAGTGCCACCCAGCCGGGCACCAGGACACCTCCCAACACTGCAGGCACCCGGCTGCTGCCAACCCTGCCCCGATGCCTGCGTCGAGCCTCCTCCCACCTGCTCCCTGCTGATGTGGTGTATGATCATGCCCTCTGGGGCCTGCATGGCCACTATCGTCGCCTCAGCCAACAGCGGCCCTCTGGCCAGCACCCTGGCCCTGGGGGCCGAAGAGCCTCAGGCACCATGGTGGGCGCCATGATCCCTGCCCGGGTGCGCCCGCTGACCCGCAGGCGCCAGGTAGCCCTGCGGCGCAAGTCGGCAGGACCCCAGGCCTGGAGCACCCTGCTTGT GAAAGCTATCACCAAGTCGGGCCTCCAACACCTGgcaccccctcccccaactccTGGGGCCCTGTGTGGCGAGGCCGAGAGGCAGATCCGGAGCACTGTGGACTGGAGT GAGTCAGCAACATATGGGGAACACATCTGGTTTGAGACCAACGTGTCGGGGGACTTCTGCTATGTTGGGGAGCAGTACTGCGTAGCCAAGATGCTG CAGAAATCTGTATCCAGGAGAAAATGTGCAGCCTGCAAGATTGTGGTGCACACCCCCTGCATTGAGCAGCTGGAGAAG ATAAATTTCCGCTGTAAGCCATCCTTCCGGGAATCTGGTTCCAGGAATGTCCGTGAG ccaaCCTTCGTACGGCACCACTGGGTGCACAGGCGACGCCAGGATGGCAAGTGTCGGCACTGTGGGAAG GGCTTCCAGCAGAAGTTTACCTTTCACAGCAAGGAGATCGTGGCCATCAGCTGCTCCTGGTGCAAGCAAGCG TACCACAGCAAGGTCTCCTGCTTCATGCTGCAACAGATCGAGGAGCCCTGCTCCCTGGGGGTCCACGCAGCCGTGGTCATCCCACCCACCTGGATCCTCCGTGCTCGGAGGCCCCAG AATACCCTCAAGGCcagcaagaagaaaaagagagcatCCTTTAAGAGGAAGTCCAGCAAGAAAGGGCCTGAG GAGGGCCGCTGGAGACCCTTCATCATCAGGCCGACCCCTTCACCTCTCATGAAGCCCCTGCTGGTGTTTGTGAACCCCAAGAGTGGGGGCAACCAG GGCGCTAAGATCATCCAGTCCTTCCTCTGGTATCTCAATCCTCGACAAGTCTTTGACCTGAGCCAGGGAGGGCCCAAGGAGGC ACTGGAAATGTACCGCAAAGTGCACAACCTGCGGATCCTGGCGTGCGGGGGCGATGGCACG GGTTACACAGATGAGCCGGTATCAAAGATCCTCTCCCACGTAGAGGAGGGGAATGTGGTGCAGCTGGACCGCTGGGACCTCCGTGCAGAGCCCAACCCCGAGGCAGGGCCTGAGGAGCGAGATGAGGGGGCCACAGACCGG CTGCCCCTGGATGTCTTCAACAACTACTTCAGCCTGGGTTTTGATGCCCACGTCACCCTGGAATTTCATGAGTCTCGAG AGGCCAATCCAGAAAAATTCAACAGTCGCTTTCGGAACAAGATGTTCTATGCCGGG ACAGCTTTCTCTGACTTCCTGATGGGCAGCTCCAAGGACTTGGCCAAGCACATCCGAGTAGTG TGTGATGGAGTGGACCTGACCCCCAAGATCCAGGACCTGAAGCCCCAGTGCATTGTTTTCCTAAACATCCCCAG GTACTGTGCTGGCACCATGCCCTGGGGCCACCCTGGGGAGCACCATGACTTCGAGCCCCAGCGGCATGACGACGGCTACCTCGAGGTCATTGGCTTCACCATGACATCACTG GCAGCACTGCAGGTGGGTGGGCATGGCGAGCGGCTGACGCAGTGCCGAGAGGTGCTCCTCACCACGGCCAAGGCCATCCCGGTGCAGGTGGATGGCGAGCCCTGCAAGCTCGCAGCCTCACGCATTCGCATTGCCCTGCGCAACCAAGCCACCATGGTGCAGAAAGCCAAGCGGCGGAGTGCCACCCCTCTGCACAGCGA CCAGCAGCCAGTACCAGAACAGCTGCGGATCCAGGTGAGCAGGGTCAGCATGCATGACTACGAGGCCCTGCACTACGACAAGGAACAGCTCAAGGAGGCCT CTGTGCCACTGGGCACCGTAGTGGTCCCTGGAGACAGTGACCTAGAGCTCTGCCGTGCCCACATTGAGAGGCTCCAGCAG GAGCCTGATGGTGCTGGAGCCAAGTCCCCAACGTGCCAGAAACTGTCCTCCAAGTGGTGTTTCCTGGATG CCACCACTGCCAGCCGCTTCTACAGGATCGATCGGGCCCAG GAGCACCTCAACTATGTGACCGAGATCGCACAGGACGAGATTTATATCCTGGACCCTGAGCTGCTGGGGGCATCGGCCCGGCCTGACCTCCCAACCCCTACTTCCCCTCTCCCCAATTCCCCCTGCTCCCCTACGCCCCG GTCACTGCAAGGGGACTCTGCACCCCCTCAAG GTGAGGAGTTAATTGAGGCCGCCAAGAGGAACGACTTCTGTAAG CTGCAGGAGCTGCATCGAGCAGGAGGCGACCTCATGCACCGGGACGAGCGGAGTCGCACACTCCTGCACCACGCGGTCAGCACTGGCAGCAAGGAAGTGGTCCGCTACCTGCTGGACCACG CACCTCCAGACATCCTTGATGCTGTGGAGGAGAA CGGGGAGACCTGTCTGCACCAGGCAGCGGCTCTGGGCCAGCGCACCATTTGCCACTACATCGTGGAAGCTGGTGCCTCACTCATGAAGACGGACCAGCAG GGTGACACTCCCCGGCAGCGGGCTGAGAAGGCTCAGGACACAGAGCTGGCTGCCTACCTGGAGAACCGACAGCACTACCAGATGATCCAGCGGGAGGACCAGGAGACGGCTGTGTAG